A genomic window from Peromyscus maniculatus bairdii isolate BWxNUB_F1_BW_parent chromosome 1, HU_Pman_BW_mat_3.1, whole genome shotgun sequence includes:
- the Lrrc32 gene encoding transforming growth factor beta activator LRRC32 isoform X3, which yields MGSGVCRRWQMGHPDGRGRAMSHQILLLLAMLTPGLAISQHREQVPCRTVNKEALCQGLGLLQVPSVLPLDIRALYLSRNRLQSILASPLGSYTALRHLDLSVNEISFLQPGVFQALPHLEHLNLAHNRLAVGMALKSGGLGRLPLVASLDLSGNSLYGSLVERLLGEAPSLHTLSLAENSLTRLARHTFWGMPALEQLDLHSNILMDIEDGAFETLPHLTHLNLSRNSLTCISDFSLQQLQVLDLSCNSIEAFQTAPEPQVQFQLAWLDLRENKLLHFPDLAAFPRLIYLNVSNNLIRLPAGVPQDSEDLHAPSEGWSASLLSNPSRNASTNPLSQLLSLDLSYNEIKQVPASFLEPLTSLRFLNLSRNCLQSFEARRVGSLPCLVLLDLSHNALEALELGTKVLGSLKTLLLQDNALQELPPYTFASLASLQSLNLWGNQISPCGGPAEPGPPGCVDFSGIPTLHVLNMAGNSMEMLRAGSFLHTPLTELDLSDNPGLEVATGALVGLEASLEVLKLQGNGLMVLNVDLPCFRRLKLLNLSENRLSHLPAWTQAVSLEVLDLRNNSFSLLPGNAMGGLETSLRRLYLQGNPLSCCGNGWLAAQLHQGRVAVDATQDLICRFGSQEEVSLSHVRPEDCEKGGLKNINLIIILTFTLASAIILTTLATCCFLRRQKFSQQYKA from the exons GCAGAGCCATGAGCCACCAGATCCTGCTCCTCCTGGCCATGCTGACACCGGGCCTGGCTATCTCTCAGCACCGAGAACAAGTGCCCTGTAGGACG GTGAACAAGGAGGCCTTGTGCCAAGGCCTTGGCCTTCTTCAGGTCCCCTCAGTGCTCCCGTTGGACATCCGAGCTCTCTACTTGTCTAGGAACAGGCTGCAGAGCATCCTGGCCTCCCCATTGGGCTCCTACACAGCACTTCGTCACCTGGACTTAAGTGTCAACGAGATCAGCTTCCTCCAGCCGGGAGTCTTCCAGGCCCTGCCCCACTTGGAACATCTCAACCTAGCCCACAACCGGCTCGCCGTGGGCATGGCACTGAAGAGTGGTGGTCTGGGCCGCCTGCCCCTTGTGGCCTCACTGGACCTGTCTGGGAACAGCCTGTACGGCAGCCTGGTGGAGCGGCTGTTGGGTGAGGCCCCGAGTCTGCATACTCTCTCACTGGCCGAGAATAGCCTCACTCGCCTGGCACGCCACACCTTCTGGGGCATGCCGGCGCTGGAGCAGCTGGACCTCCACAGCAACATACTGATGGACATTGAGGATGGTGCCTTCGAGACCCTGCCCCACCTGACCCACCTCAACCTCTCCAGGAACTCCCTCACCTGCATCTCGGACTTCAGCCTCCAGCAGCTGCAGGTACTTGACCTGAGCTGCAACAGCATTGAGGCCTTCCAGACGGCCCCAGAACCCCAGGTCCAGTTCCAGCTGGCCTGGCTCGACCTCCGGGAGAACAAGCTGCTGCACTTCCCTGACCTGGCCGCATTCCCAAGACTCATCTACCTGAACGTATCCAACAACCTCATCCGGCTGCCTGCGGGGGTGCCCCAGGACAGTGAGGACCTCCATGCACCCTCGGAGGGCTGGTCAGCCTCTCTACTGTCCAACCCCAGCCGGAACGCCAGCACCAAtcccctctcccagctcctgAGCCTGGATTTGAGTTACAATGAGATTAAGCAGGTCCCTGCCAGCTTTCTTGAACCTCTGACCTCCCTGCGCTTCCTCAACCTCAGCCGAAACTGCCTGCAATCCTTCGAGGCCCGGCGTGTGGGCTCCCTTCCCTGCCTGGTGCTTTTGGACTTGAGCCACAATGCGCTGGAAGCATTGGAACTGGGCACCAAAGTCCTGGGGTCCCTGAAGACATTGCTCCTGCAGGACAATGCCCTGCAAGAACTGCCACCCTATACCTTTGCCAGCTTGGCTAGCCTGCAGAGCCTCAACCTATGGGGAAACCAGATCAGTCCCTGTGGGGGGCCAGCAGAGCCAGGTCCACCAGGCTGTGTGGACTTCTCTGGGATCCCCACCCTCCATGTTCTGAACATGGCAGGGAACTCGATGGAGATGCTCAGGGCAGGCAGCTTCCTCCACACCCCGCTTACTGAACTGGACCTCTCTGACAATCCTGGTCTGGAGGTGGCCACAGGAGCCTTGGTAGGCCTGGAGGCATCCTTGGAGGTACTGAAACTTCAAGGCAATGGGCTGATGGTCTTGAACGTGGACTTGCCATGCTTCCGCCGTCTCAAGCTCCTTAACCTTTCCGAGAACCGCCTCAGCCACCTGCCTGCCTGGACACAGGCTGTGTCCCTGGAGGTGCTGGATCTGCGGAACAACAGCTTCAGCCTCTTGCCAGGCAATGCCATGGGTGGCCTGGAGACTAGCCTCCGGCGCCTGTACTTGCAAGGAAATCCACTCAGCTGCTGCGGCAATGGCTGGCTGGCGGCCCAGTTGCACCAGGGCCGAGTGGCTGTGGACGCTACTCAGGACCTGATCTGCCGCTTCGGCTCTCAGGAGGAGGTGTCCCTGAGCCACGTGCGTCCAGAGGATTGTGAGAAGGGAGGGCTCAAGAACATCAACCTCATCATCATCCTCACCTTCACACTGGCCTCTGCCATCATCCTCACCACGCTGGCCACCTGCTGCTTCCTCCGTAGGCAGAAGTTCAGCCAACAATACAAAGCCTAG
- the Lrrc32 gene encoding transforming growth factor beta activator LRRC32 isoform X1 — translation MSHQILLLLAMLTPGLAISQHREQVPCRTVNKEALCQGLGLLQVPSVLPLDIRALYLSRNRLQSILASPLGSYTALRHLDLSVNEISFLQPGVFQALPHLEHLNLAHNRLAVGMALKSGGLGRLPLVASLDLSGNSLYGSLVERLLGEAPSLHTLSLAENSLTRLARHTFWGMPALEQLDLHSNILMDIEDGAFETLPHLTHLNLSRNSLTCISDFSLQQLQVLDLSCNSIEAFQTAPEPQVQFQLAWLDLRENKLLHFPDLAAFPRLIYLNVSNNLIRLPAGVPQDSEDLHAPSEGWSASLLSNPSRNASTNPLSQLLSLDLSYNEIKQVPASFLEPLTSLRFLNLSRNCLQSFEARRVGSLPCLVLLDLSHNALEALELGTKVLGSLKTLLLQDNALQELPPYTFASLASLQSLNLWGNQISPCGGPAEPGPPGCVDFSGIPTLHVLNMAGNSMEMLRAGSFLHTPLTELDLSDNPGLEVATGALVGLEASLEVLKLQGNGLMVLNVDLPCFRRLKLLNLSENRLSHLPAWTQAVSLEVLDLRNNSFSLLPGNAMGGLETSLRRLYLQGNPLSCCGNGWLAAQLHQGRVAVDATQDLICRFGSQEEVSLSHVRPEDCEKGGLKNINLIIILTFTLASAIILTTLATCCFLRRQKFSQQYKA, via the exons ATGAGCCACCAGATCCTGCTCCTCCTGGCCATGCTGACACCGGGCCTGGCTATCTCTCAGCACCGAGAACAAGTGCCCTGTAGGACG GTGAACAAGGAGGCCTTGTGCCAAGGCCTTGGCCTTCTTCAGGTCCCCTCAGTGCTCCCGTTGGACATCCGAGCTCTCTACTTGTCTAGGAACAGGCTGCAGAGCATCCTGGCCTCCCCATTGGGCTCCTACACAGCACTTCGTCACCTGGACTTAAGTGTCAACGAGATCAGCTTCCTCCAGCCGGGAGTCTTCCAGGCCCTGCCCCACTTGGAACATCTCAACCTAGCCCACAACCGGCTCGCCGTGGGCATGGCACTGAAGAGTGGTGGTCTGGGCCGCCTGCCCCTTGTGGCCTCACTGGACCTGTCTGGGAACAGCCTGTACGGCAGCCTGGTGGAGCGGCTGTTGGGTGAGGCCCCGAGTCTGCATACTCTCTCACTGGCCGAGAATAGCCTCACTCGCCTGGCACGCCACACCTTCTGGGGCATGCCGGCGCTGGAGCAGCTGGACCTCCACAGCAACATACTGATGGACATTGAGGATGGTGCCTTCGAGACCCTGCCCCACCTGACCCACCTCAACCTCTCCAGGAACTCCCTCACCTGCATCTCGGACTTCAGCCTCCAGCAGCTGCAGGTACTTGACCTGAGCTGCAACAGCATTGAGGCCTTCCAGACGGCCCCAGAACCCCAGGTCCAGTTCCAGCTGGCCTGGCTCGACCTCCGGGAGAACAAGCTGCTGCACTTCCCTGACCTGGCCGCATTCCCAAGACTCATCTACCTGAACGTATCCAACAACCTCATCCGGCTGCCTGCGGGGGTGCCCCAGGACAGTGAGGACCTCCATGCACCCTCGGAGGGCTGGTCAGCCTCTCTACTGTCCAACCCCAGCCGGAACGCCAGCACCAAtcccctctcccagctcctgAGCCTGGATTTGAGTTACAATGAGATTAAGCAGGTCCCTGCCAGCTTTCTTGAACCTCTGACCTCCCTGCGCTTCCTCAACCTCAGCCGAAACTGCCTGCAATCCTTCGAGGCCCGGCGTGTGGGCTCCCTTCCCTGCCTGGTGCTTTTGGACTTGAGCCACAATGCGCTGGAAGCATTGGAACTGGGCACCAAAGTCCTGGGGTCCCTGAAGACATTGCTCCTGCAGGACAATGCCCTGCAAGAACTGCCACCCTATACCTTTGCCAGCTTGGCTAGCCTGCAGAGCCTCAACCTATGGGGAAACCAGATCAGTCCCTGTGGGGGGCCAGCAGAGCCAGGTCCACCAGGCTGTGTGGACTTCTCTGGGATCCCCACCCTCCATGTTCTGAACATGGCAGGGAACTCGATGGAGATGCTCAGGGCAGGCAGCTTCCTCCACACCCCGCTTACTGAACTGGACCTCTCTGACAATCCTGGTCTGGAGGTGGCCACAGGAGCCTTGGTAGGCCTGGAGGCATCCTTGGAGGTACTGAAACTTCAAGGCAATGGGCTGATGGTCTTGAACGTGGACTTGCCATGCTTCCGCCGTCTCAAGCTCCTTAACCTTTCCGAGAACCGCCTCAGCCACCTGCCTGCCTGGACACAGGCTGTGTCCCTGGAGGTGCTGGATCTGCGGAACAACAGCTTCAGCCTCTTGCCAGGCAATGCCATGGGTGGCCTGGAGACTAGCCTCCGGCGCCTGTACTTGCAAGGAAATCCACTCAGCTGCTGCGGCAATGGCTGGCTGGCGGCCCAGTTGCACCAGGGCCGAGTGGCTGTGGACGCTACTCAGGACCTGATCTGCCGCTTCGGCTCTCAGGAGGAGGTGTCCCTGAGCCACGTGCGTCCAGAGGATTGTGAGAAGGGAGGGCTCAAGAACATCAACCTCATCATCATCCTCACCTTCACACTGGCCTCTGCCATCATCCTCACCACGCTGGCCACCTGCTGCTTCCTCCGTAGGCAGAAGTTCAGCCAACAATACAAAGCCTAG
- the Lrrc32 gene encoding transforming growth factor beta activator LRRC32 isoform X2 → MYGTDCPVLEGIEDAGSGVSCCSEGRAMSHQILLLLAMLTPGLAISQHREQVPCRTVNKEALCQGLGLLQVPSVLPLDIRALYLSRNRLQSILASPLGSYTALRHLDLSVNEISFLQPGVFQALPHLEHLNLAHNRLAVGMALKSGGLGRLPLVASLDLSGNSLYGSLVERLLGEAPSLHTLSLAENSLTRLARHTFWGMPALEQLDLHSNILMDIEDGAFETLPHLTHLNLSRNSLTCISDFSLQQLQVLDLSCNSIEAFQTAPEPQVQFQLAWLDLRENKLLHFPDLAAFPRLIYLNVSNNLIRLPAGVPQDSEDLHAPSEGWSASLLSNPSRNASTNPLSQLLSLDLSYNEIKQVPASFLEPLTSLRFLNLSRNCLQSFEARRVGSLPCLVLLDLSHNALEALELGTKVLGSLKTLLLQDNALQELPPYTFASLASLQSLNLWGNQISPCGGPAEPGPPGCVDFSGIPTLHVLNMAGNSMEMLRAGSFLHTPLTELDLSDNPGLEVATGALVGLEASLEVLKLQGNGLMVLNVDLPCFRRLKLLNLSENRLSHLPAWTQAVSLEVLDLRNNSFSLLPGNAMGGLETSLRRLYLQGNPLSCCGNGWLAAQLHQGRVAVDATQDLICRFGSQEEVSLSHVRPEDCEKGGLKNINLIIILTFTLASAIILTTLATCCFLRRQKFSQQYKA, encoded by the exons GCAGAGCCATGAGCCACCAGATCCTGCTCCTCCTGGCCATGCTGACACCGGGCCTGGCTATCTCTCAGCACCGAGAACAAGTGCCCTGTAGGACG GTGAACAAGGAGGCCTTGTGCCAAGGCCTTGGCCTTCTTCAGGTCCCCTCAGTGCTCCCGTTGGACATCCGAGCTCTCTACTTGTCTAGGAACAGGCTGCAGAGCATCCTGGCCTCCCCATTGGGCTCCTACACAGCACTTCGTCACCTGGACTTAAGTGTCAACGAGATCAGCTTCCTCCAGCCGGGAGTCTTCCAGGCCCTGCCCCACTTGGAACATCTCAACCTAGCCCACAACCGGCTCGCCGTGGGCATGGCACTGAAGAGTGGTGGTCTGGGCCGCCTGCCCCTTGTGGCCTCACTGGACCTGTCTGGGAACAGCCTGTACGGCAGCCTGGTGGAGCGGCTGTTGGGTGAGGCCCCGAGTCTGCATACTCTCTCACTGGCCGAGAATAGCCTCACTCGCCTGGCACGCCACACCTTCTGGGGCATGCCGGCGCTGGAGCAGCTGGACCTCCACAGCAACATACTGATGGACATTGAGGATGGTGCCTTCGAGACCCTGCCCCACCTGACCCACCTCAACCTCTCCAGGAACTCCCTCACCTGCATCTCGGACTTCAGCCTCCAGCAGCTGCAGGTACTTGACCTGAGCTGCAACAGCATTGAGGCCTTCCAGACGGCCCCAGAACCCCAGGTCCAGTTCCAGCTGGCCTGGCTCGACCTCCGGGAGAACAAGCTGCTGCACTTCCCTGACCTGGCCGCATTCCCAAGACTCATCTACCTGAACGTATCCAACAACCTCATCCGGCTGCCTGCGGGGGTGCCCCAGGACAGTGAGGACCTCCATGCACCCTCGGAGGGCTGGTCAGCCTCTCTACTGTCCAACCCCAGCCGGAACGCCAGCACCAAtcccctctcccagctcctgAGCCTGGATTTGAGTTACAATGAGATTAAGCAGGTCCCTGCCAGCTTTCTTGAACCTCTGACCTCCCTGCGCTTCCTCAACCTCAGCCGAAACTGCCTGCAATCCTTCGAGGCCCGGCGTGTGGGCTCCCTTCCCTGCCTGGTGCTTTTGGACTTGAGCCACAATGCGCTGGAAGCATTGGAACTGGGCACCAAAGTCCTGGGGTCCCTGAAGACATTGCTCCTGCAGGACAATGCCCTGCAAGAACTGCCACCCTATACCTTTGCCAGCTTGGCTAGCCTGCAGAGCCTCAACCTATGGGGAAACCAGATCAGTCCCTGTGGGGGGCCAGCAGAGCCAGGTCCACCAGGCTGTGTGGACTTCTCTGGGATCCCCACCCTCCATGTTCTGAACATGGCAGGGAACTCGATGGAGATGCTCAGGGCAGGCAGCTTCCTCCACACCCCGCTTACTGAACTGGACCTCTCTGACAATCCTGGTCTGGAGGTGGCCACAGGAGCCTTGGTAGGCCTGGAGGCATCCTTGGAGGTACTGAAACTTCAAGGCAATGGGCTGATGGTCTTGAACGTGGACTTGCCATGCTTCCGCCGTCTCAAGCTCCTTAACCTTTCCGAGAACCGCCTCAGCCACCTGCCTGCCTGGACACAGGCTGTGTCCCTGGAGGTGCTGGATCTGCGGAACAACAGCTTCAGCCTCTTGCCAGGCAATGCCATGGGTGGCCTGGAGACTAGCCTCCGGCGCCTGTACTTGCAAGGAAATCCACTCAGCTGCTGCGGCAATGGCTGGCTGGCGGCCCAGTTGCACCAGGGCCGAGTGGCTGTGGACGCTACTCAGGACCTGATCTGCCGCTTCGGCTCTCAGGAGGAGGTGTCCCTGAGCCACGTGCGTCCAGAGGATTGTGAGAAGGGAGGGCTCAAGAACATCAACCTCATCATCATCCTCACCTTCACACTGGCCTCTGCCATCATCCTCACCACGCTGGCCACCTGCTGCTTCCTCCGTAGGCAGAAGTTCAGCCAACAATACAAAGCCTAG